TGTTCTCGCAGAACACCTATCTGCTTTCCTGCGCGGGCACCGGCGCCGGCATCCTGGTAGATCCGGGAGCCGCCACCGCCGAGGCGCTTGCGGCCGCCCGCGCGGCGGGGATCACCATCGAGCAGATCGTGCTGACCCACGCGCACATCGACCACGTGGAAGGACTGTCGCTGGCCAAAAAGGAAACGGGCGCGCCCGTCTTCCTCCACCCGGCGGATGCGCAGCTCTACCAGAACGCGCCAACGCAGGCAGAGTGGTTCGGCCTGCGGATGGACCCGCTTCCCCCGGTGGACGGCGAACTGGCGCACGGCGGCACCGTGACCTTTGGCGACTGCACGATGGCGGTCCGCTTCGCGCCGGGGCATGCGCCGGGGCACGTGATCCTGGTCGGCGACGGCGTGGCGGTGGTGGGCGACGTGATCTTCGCGGGCTCCATCGGCCGCACCGACCTGCCCGGCGGCGACCTGCCCACGCTGATGGAAAGCATTCGCCAGCAGGTGCTTACGCTGCCGGACGAGACCACGCTGCACACCGGCCACGGCGGCGACACCACGGTGGGCCGCGAGCGCCGGTCCAATCCGTTCCTCACCGGTGTCTACGGCGGCGGCGGGTTCGCATGAGGCGGATTCGGGGAGGATGGACATCGATCGCGCTCGCGGCGGCCCTGCTGCTGGCGCCCGCCGCCGTGCGCGCGCAGACGACGGGCGGCGCACGCACGGATTCCGTCACGGTGGATACCGTTCCGGTCGACCGGCTCCGTGCGTACACGCGTGACCTGGCGGACCCGATCGTGGCGGCGCAGGCCGTGGCGCTGGGGCTGTACGATCATGCGCGCACGCAGCCGGAGGAGTGGGGCGGGGGAGCGGACGGGCTGGGAAAGCGCGTCCTGTCGCGCGCGGGCGGGCACATCGTGACGCAGTCCGTTCGCCACGGGATGGCGGCGGCGCTGAACCGGTCCACCGACTACCGCGTCTGCGGCTGCAAGGAGCCGGAACGCCGCGCCGCGCACGCCCTGTTTGAAACGTTTACGGACTATGATGCGCAGGGACGGGCGCGGCTTTCCACGCCCTTTCTGGCCGGGACGTACGCCGGGGCGCTCGCACCGCTGGCCTGGCACCCGGATGCCGATGCCGCGCGGGCGTTGCAGTCCGGCACGCTCGCCCTCGTCTTTGCTTTGGCCGGAAACGTCATCCGCGAACTGCTGGAGCCGTAGTCCCGACCCGCTCCGCATGCGAGGAGAAGCTGTTCGGTGTGGAAGAGGGTTGGTGCGCGTCTGCCGGCTGGGGCCCTCACCCCGCGTGCTGCGCACGACGACCCTCTCCCACGAACGGATGTGGGAGAGGGAGCACACCCCAGATCGGCCCGAACTCCAGAGTGCAGTTGAAGCCCCGAACCGGACGCGCCAGCGCCCGGTGTCGGGGCTTTGCGCTTCTGGAGCGGCGGATTCATCCGCTCAACGGAATTCGCTCAACGGAATCCGCTCACGCGACGAACTCCGCCCCACGCACCGACCATCAGGCCCGCCCCAACCCTCCCCCAGTCTTTTTTGGGGGAGGGTGGGCCGGTGGTGCCGGCCCGGGTGGGGGCTGCCGTGAAGTCCGTACTCCGCGCAGGATCAACCACCACGATCGTCCATCACGTCCCCCGCCCCGCACCCCGCATTCGTTGACGATCCCGCGCCTCCGTCCTATTATCGCCGCGACTTTCCCCGCCATTCCGGAGAACCAGCCGTGTCCGTCCCCGCGCGCATCGCGGTGCTTGCCTCCGGCGGAGGCAGCAACCTGCAGGCGCTGATCGACCGCTTTCACCCCGATCCGCACGCCTCCGCGCGCGTCGCGCTGGTCATCGCCAGCCGTGACGGCATCGGTGCGATCGGGCGGGCGGAGCGCGCCGGGATCGACGCCGTCGTGCTGGATGCGCGCGCGGTGACGGCTGACGAGTTCCGCGACTCCTTTCTCGCCGCGCTCGACACGCACCGCATCGACCTCGTGGTGCTCGCCGGGTGGCTGCAACTGGTTCCCGCGGAGGTCGTGGCGCGCTACCACGGGCGGATGATCAACATCCACCCCGCCCTGCTTCCCGCGTTTGGCGGGCACGGGATGTACGGCATGCGCGTGCACCGCGCCGTCATCCAGTCCGGCGCGCGCGTGTCCGGCGCCACCGTGCATCTGGTGAACGAACGCTACGACGAGGGCGCCATCCTGGCCCAGTGGCCCGTCCCCGTGCTGCCGGACGACACGCCGGAAGCCCTTGCCGCGCGCGTACTTGCGGTGGAGCACCGCCTGCTTCCGCTCGCGGTGGAGGCCATCGCCCTCCACGCCCGCCCCCTGCCGTCCGGGAGCGGGCCGCTGGCGTTCGGGCTGATGGACGGCGCGCCGGACGACGATTCCATGCGCCGCGCGATCCGGCTTCCGGACGCCTGACTTCTTCTCATCCACACGACAGACAAGACGATGCCGCGGGCACTGCTCAGCGTTTCTGACAAGACGGGCCTGATCGATTTCGCCCGCGAGCTGCACGCACGCGGATGGACGCTGCTTTCCACGGGCGGCACCGCGCGCGCCCTCCGCGAGGCGGATCTTCCGGTCACCGAGGTGGCGGAAATTACGGGTCATCCGGAGATGATGGACGGCCGCGTGAAGACCCTGCATCCCGCCGTGCACGCCGGGCTCCTGGGCCGCCGCGCGCACGCGGACGACATGGCGCAGATGGCTGCGCACGGGTACGAGACGATCGACCTGGTGGCGGTAAATCTGTATCCGTTCCGCGAAACGGTCGCGCGGCCCGGCGCCACGCTGGAGGATGCGATCGAGAACATCGACATCGGCGGGCCGTCCATGCTGCGCTCCGCGTCCAAGAACCACGAGAGCGTGTGGGTGGTCGTGGATCCGGCGGATTATGGACGGGTGTTGGATGGATTGAACGCGGGCGGCGGCCTGGCGCTGCGGCGGGAACTGGCCGCCAAGGTGTACGGCCACACTGCGGAGTACGACCGCGCCATCGCCGAGTACCTGACCCGCGCGGTTGAGGCGGATTCGGCGCCGTCGGCAGATCAGTTCCCGTCACGCGTGCGGCTTTCCCTGACTCGCGTTCAGGACCTGCGCTACGGCGAAAACCCGGACCAGCCGGCCGCCTTCTACCGCGAGGACGGCGCGGCGGGCGGCTTGGCGGACCTGCGGCAGCTGCACGGCAAGGAGCTGTCGTTCAACAACCTGATCGACGTGGACGGCGCGGTGCAGGCCATCAGTGCCTGGGCGGACAGCGGGCTGGCGGCGTGCGCCATCATCAAGCACACCACGCCGTGCGGCATTGCCGTGGGCGCGGACGCGGCGGAGGCGTACCAGAAGGCGCTCAAGACCGATCCCACCAGCGCGTTCGGCTCGGTGATCGCCTTCAACGTCCCCGTGACGCAGGAGGCGGCGGTGCTGCTGCGGCCCAACTTCGTGGAGGCGATCGTGGCGCCGTCGTTCGTGGAGGGTGCCGTGCGCCTGCTGACGGAAAAGAAGAACCTGCGTCTCCTCGAACTCCCCTCGCTCGCGTCGGCGGACGACGAGCTGGACTGGAAGCGCGTGCGCGGCGGATTCGTGGCCCAGCAGCGGCTTTCCGCGCGTTTTCCGGAGGACGGCTGGAAGGTGGTCACCGCGCGCG
This DNA window, taken from Longimicrobium terrae, encodes the following:
- a CDS encoding MBL fold metallo-hydrolase; protein product: MADEAVAGDVTVRGFAGGVFSQNTYLLSCAGTGAGILVDPGAATAEALAAARAAGITIEQIVLTHAHIDHVEGLSLAKKETGAPVFLHPADAQLYQNAPTQAEWFGLRMDPLPPVDGELAHGGTVTFGDCTMAVRFAPGHAPGHVILVGDGVAVVGDVIFAGSIGRTDLPGGDLPTLMESIRQQVLTLPDETTLHTGHGGDTTVGRERRSNPFLTGVYGGGGFA
- the purN gene encoding phosphoribosylglycinamide formyltransferase, which codes for MSVPARIAVLASGGGSNLQALIDRFHPDPHASARVALVIASRDGIGAIGRAERAGIDAVVLDARAVTADEFRDSFLAALDTHRIDLVVLAGWLQLVPAEVVARYHGRMINIHPALLPAFGGHGMYGMRVHRAVIQSGARVSGATVHLVNERYDEGAILAQWPVPVLPDDTPEALAARVLAVEHRLLPLAVEAIALHARPLPSGSGPLAFGLMDGAPDDDSMRRAIRLPDA
- the purH gene encoding bifunctional phosphoribosylaminoimidazolecarboxamide formyltransferase/IMP cyclohydrolase, translating into MPRALLSVSDKTGLIDFARELHARGWTLLSTGGTARALREADLPVTEVAEITGHPEMMDGRVKTLHPAVHAGLLGRRAHADDMAQMAAHGYETIDLVAVNLYPFRETVARPGATLEDAIENIDIGGPSMLRSASKNHESVWVVVDPADYGRVLDGLNAGGGLALRRELAAKVYGHTAEYDRAIAEYLTRAVEADSAPSADQFPSRVRLSLTRVQDLRYGENPDQPAAFYREDGAAGGLADLRQLHGKELSFNNLIDVDGAVQAISAWADSGLAACAIIKHTTPCGIAVGADAAEAYQKALKTDPTSAFGSVIAFNVPVTQEAAVLLRPNFVEAIVAPSFVEGAVRLLTEKKNLRLLELPSLASADDELDWKRVRGGFVAQQRLSARFPEDGWKVVTARAPSEEEMDDLRFAWRAVAPVKSNAILIARGGMALGIGAGQMSRVDSSRIAVMKAAENGFDLAGAALASDAFFPFRDGVDAAALAGIRAIIQPGGSVRDEEVIAAADEHGIAMVFTGRRLFRH